From Bosea sp. NBC_00550, the proteins below share one genomic window:
- the lpdA gene encoding dihydrolipoyl dehydrogenase, whose product MSDYDVIIIGSGPGGYIAAIRAAQLGFRTAIVEREHLAGICSNWGCIPTKALLRSAEILHYGQHAKDYGLVLEGSFKADLDAVVKRSRGIAVRMNNGVQFLMKKNKVDVIWGEAKLTKPGTIAVAPTKKPAMQPQGPVPKGAKGEGTYTADHIIVATGARPRALPGLEPDGKLIWTYFESMVPAKMPKSLLVMGSGAIGIEFASFYRTMGVEVTVVEVLPQVVPVEDAEIGAFARKAFEKQGMKILTGAKVTKVEKGADSVTAHIEDEKGGKQTITADRMISAVGVVGNIENIGLEALGVKTDRGCIVIDDVCRTNVKGIYAIGDVAGPPMLAHKAEHEAVICVEAIKGLHPHPMDKLMIPGCTYCHPQIASVGLTEAKAKAAGHEIKVGRFNFVANGKAVALGEDSGLAKTIFDAKTGKLLGAHLVGPEVTELIQGFVVAMNLETTEEELMHTIFPHPTLSEVMKESVLDAYGKVLNA is encoded by the coding sequence ATGTCCGACTACGACGTCATCATCATCGGCTCCGGCCCCGGCGGTTATATCGCCGCGATCCGCGCCGCGCAGCTCGGCTTCAGGACCGCGATCGTCGAGCGCGAGCATCTTGCCGGCATCTGCTCGAACTGGGGCTGCATCCCGACCAAAGCGCTGCTGCGCTCGGCCGAGATCCTGCACTACGGCCAGCACGCCAAGGATTACGGGCTCGTGCTGGAAGGCTCGTTCAAGGCCGATCTCGATGCCGTCGTGAAGCGCTCTCGCGGCATCGCCGTGCGGATGAACAACGGCGTCCAGTTCCTGATGAAGAAGAACAAGGTCGATGTGATCTGGGGCGAGGCCAAGTTGACCAAGCCCGGCACCATCGCCGTCGCCCCGACCAAGAAGCCGGCGATGCAGCCGCAAGGGCCGGTGCCGAAGGGCGCCAAGGGCGAGGGCACCTACACCGCCGACCACATCATCGTCGCGACCGGCGCCCGGCCGCGCGCGCTGCCCGGCCTCGAGCCGGACGGCAAGCTGATCTGGACCTATTTCGAGTCGATGGTCCCGGCCAAGATGCCGAAGTCGCTGCTGGTGATGGGCTCCGGCGCCATCGGCATCGAGTTCGCCTCCTTCTACCGGACGATGGGCGTCGAGGTGACGGTGGTCGAGGTGCTGCCGCAGGTCGTTCCCGTGGAGGATGCCGAGATCGGCGCCTTCGCACGAAAGGCCTTCGAGAAGCAGGGCATGAAAATCCTGACCGGCGCGAAGGTCACCAAGGTCGAGAAGGGTGCCGACTCCGTCACCGCCCATATCGAGGACGAGAAGGGCGGCAAGCAGACCATCACCGCCGATCGCATGATCTCGGCCGTCGGCGTCGTCGGCAATATCGAGAACATCGGTTTGGAAGCGCTCGGCGTGAAGACCGATCGCGGCTGCATCGTCATCGACGATGTCTGCCGGACAAACGTCAAGGGCATCTACGCCATCGGCGACGTCGCCGGCCCGCCGATGCTGGCCCACAAGGCCGAGCACGAGGCGGTGATCTGCGTCGAGGCGATCAAGGGTTTGCACCCGCACCCGATGGACAAGCTGATGATCCCGGGCTGCACCTATTGCCACCCGCAGATCGCCAGCGTCGGCCTGACCGAGGCGAAGGCCAAGGCCGCCGGTCACGAGATCAAGGTCGGTCGCTTCAACTTCGTCGCCAACGGCAAGGCCGTTGCGCTGGGCGAGGATTCAGGCCTGGCGAAGACGATCTTCGACGCCAAGACCGGCAAGCTCCTCGGCGCGCATCTGGTGGGCCCGGAAGTCACCGAGCTGATCCAGGGCTTCGTCGTCGCGATGAACCTCGAGACGACCGAGGAAGAGCTGATGCACACCATCTTCCCGCATCCGACCCTGTCGGAAGTGATGAAGGAAAGCGTGCTGGACGCCTACGGCAAGGTGCTGAACGCCTGA
- a CDS encoding GlsB/YeaQ/YmgE family stress response membrane protein, with amino-acid sequence MFQSLELGGRLARSHIAPMPPRTRKSPKPDRVVREEEVEILPPRRDLALDWRVIVPTVAFGTVTGFVASLIVGGGGLVRHAVVGILGMLVGQGIARLTGWRLRTGYGFLDDAGMAVLGAILVILLARFIA; translated from the coding sequence ATGTTCCAGTCGCTGGAGCTTGGCGGGCGGCTCGCCCGGTCTCATATTGCGCCCATGCCGCCACGCACCCGCAAATCGCCCAAGCCCGACCGTGTCGTCCGCGAGGAGGAGGTCGAGATTCTCCCGCCGCGTCGTGACCTCGCGCTCGACTGGCGCGTCATCGTCCCCACCGTCGCGTTCGGCACCGTCACCGGCTTCGTCGCCAGCCTGATCGTGGGCGGGGGCGGGCTGGTCCGGCATGCGGTCGTGGGCATCCTCGGCATGCTGGTGGGGCAGGGTATCGCACGGCTGACCGGCTGGCGGCTGAGAACCGGCTACGGCTTCCTCGACGATGCCGGCATGGCGGTGCTCGGCGCGATCCTCGTCATCCTGCTGGCCCGCTTCATCGCCTAG
- a CDS encoding GlsB/YeaQ/YmgE family stress response membrane protein translates to MLVGVAGSFVGAKVAELMEIPVFGFWRTLTAAVAGAIIVIVIWNAARRRG, encoded by the coding sequence ATGCTCGTCGGCGTCGCCGGCTCCTTCGTGGGCGCCAAGGTGGCGGAACTCATGGAAATTCCGGTCTTCGGCTTCTGGCGCACGCTGACCGCCGCGGTGGCCGGCGCCATCATCGTCATCGTGATCTGGAATGCGGCCCGCCGCCGCGGTTGA
- the lipA gene encoding lipoyl synthase, which translates to MALVLDLLNRDPRPNAGNPKAETRQLAAEVRHPEKQKRPENPVLRKPDWIRVKAPGSPKWAETKAIVKAEKLVTVCEEAGCPNIGECWEKKHATFMIMGDTCTRACAFCNVKTGVPQPLDLEEPRKVADAVAKLGLEHVVITSVDRDDLKDGGAEHFAQVIRAIRKASPGTTIEILTPDFLRKPGALEVVVAAKPDVFNHNLETVPGKYLKVRPGARYFHSLRLLQRVKELDPTIFTKSGIMVGLGEERNEVLQLMDDLRSAEVDFMTIGQYLAPSRKHHAVIRFVTPDEFKSFETIAFAKGFLMVSSTPLTRSSHHAGEDFARLRAARAARLGQ; encoded by the coding sequence ATGGCGCTTGTACTCGATCTGCTGAACCGCGATCCCCGGCCCAACGCCGGCAATCCGAAGGCCGAGACACGCCAGCTTGCGGCCGAGGTGCGCCATCCGGAGAAGCAGAAGCGCCCGGAGAACCCGGTCCTGCGCAAGCCGGACTGGATTCGCGTGAAGGCTCCCGGCTCGCCCAAATGGGCCGAGACCAAGGCCATCGTGAAGGCCGAGAAGCTGGTAACGGTCTGCGAGGAGGCCGGCTGCCCCAATATCGGCGAGTGCTGGGAGAAGAAGCACGCCACCTTCATGATCATGGGCGACACCTGCACGCGCGCCTGTGCGTTCTGCAACGTCAAGACCGGCGTGCCGCAGCCGCTCGATCTGGAGGAGCCGCGCAAGGTCGCGGATGCCGTCGCCAAGCTCGGTCTCGAGCATGTCGTGATCACCTCGGTCGACCGCGACGACCTCAAGGACGGCGGCGCCGAGCATTTCGCCCAGGTGATCCGCGCTATCCGCAAGGCCTCGCCCGGCACGACCATCGAGATCCTGACGCCGGACTTCCTGCGCAAGCCGGGCGCTCTCGAAGTCGTCGTCGCGGCCAAGCCCGACGTCTTCAACCACAACCTCGAAACCGTGCCGGGCAAGTACCTGAAGGTGCGGCCGGGCGCGCGTTATTTCCATTCGCTGCGGCTGCTGCAGCGGGTGAAGGAGCTCGACCCCACCATCTTCACCAAGTCCGGCATCATGGTCGGCCTCGGCGAGGAGCGGAACGAGGTTCTCCAGCTGATGGACGACCTGCGCTCGGCAGAGGTCGACTTCATGACCATCGGCCAGTATCTGGCGCCGTCGCGCAAGCACCATGCGGTAATCCGCTTCGTCACGCCCGACGAGTTCAAGAGCTTCGAGACCATCGCGTTCGCGAAGGGCTTCCTGATGGTCTCCTCGACGCCGCTGACCCGCTCCTCGCACCATGCCGGCGAGGATTTCGCACGGCTGCGCGCGGCCCGCGCAGCGCGGCTGGGCCAGTAG
- a CDS encoding type II toxin-antitoxin system RatA family toxin translates to MPMFNSTRRVRHSPEQMFALVADVEKYPQFLPLCEGLTVRRRTPREGGGEVLLADMSVGYKAIRETFTSRVTLDPANLKILVEYVDGPFRHLENRWAFKPHDAGCEVGFFISYEFASRMLGILMGAMFDKAFRKFSEAFEKRADLVYGRTDAKAVTGL, encoded by the coding sequence ATGCCGATGTTCAACAGCACCCGCCGGGTGAGGCACTCGCCCGAGCAGATGTTCGCGCTCGTCGCCGATGTCGAAAAATACCCCCAGTTCCTGCCGCTCTGCGAAGGGCTGACCGTGCGGCGCCGTACGCCGCGCGAAGGCGGCGGCGAGGTGCTGCTGGCCGATATGAGCGTCGGCTACAAGGCGATCCGCGAGACCTTCACCAGCCGCGTCACGCTCGATCCGGCGAACCTCAAGATCCTCGTCGAATATGTCGATGGGCCGTTCCGCCATCTGGAGAACCGCTGGGCCTTCAAGCCGCATGACGCCGGCTGCGAGGTCGGCTTCTTCATTTCCTACGAGTTCGCCAGCCGCATGCTCGGCATCCTGATGGGCGCGATGTTCGACAAGGCCTTCCGCAAATTCTCGGAAGCCTTCGAGAAGCGCGCCGATCTCGTCTACGGCCGAACCGACGCAAAAGCGGTGACAGGGCTTTAG
- a CDS encoding CinA family protein has translation MFDAEITTLSEAVLAMCREARLRIGTIESCTGGLVAGALTAIPGSSDVVNGGLVTYSNAAKAALANVAAELIDAHGAVSEPVARAMAEGGRARLSADLAVAITGVAGPGGGTARKPVGLVHFACASATGTAHREMRFGNLSRDDIRRLSVVVALEMLRNAAA, from the coding sequence ATGTTCGACGCCGAGATCACCACGCTGTCGGAAGCCGTGCTGGCAATGTGCCGCGAAGCGCGGCTCAGGATCGGAACCATCGAGTCCTGCACCGGAGGTCTTGTCGCGGGGGCGCTCACCGCGATTCCCGGCTCTTCCGATGTCGTGAATGGCGGATTGGTCACCTATTCCAATGCGGCCAAGGCGGCACTCGCCAACGTGGCGGCCGAACTCATCGACGCCCATGGCGCCGTCAGTGAACCCGTGGCACGCGCAATGGCGGAAGGCGGGCGAGCCAGGCTCTCGGCCGATCTCGCGGTGGCCATCACCGGCGTGGCGGGCCCGGGCGGCGGGACAGCACGCAAGCCGGTCGGCCTCGTCCATTTCGCTTGCGCCTCCGCAACCGGCACCGCGCATCGCGAGATGCGGTTCGGCAACCTGTCGCGCGACGACATCCGGCGGCTTTCCGTGGTCGTCGCGCTCGAAATGCTGCGAAACGCCGCAGCTTGA
- a CDS encoding bifunctional 2-C-methyl-D-erythritol 4-phosphate cytidylyltransferase/2-C-methyl-D-erythritol 2,4-cyclodiphosphate synthase yields MNSHYAEPRSLPEPAHSPAPVAALLVAAGRGLRAGRGAPKQYRLVDGHPVLARALAPFLAEPAISRVVVVIGEGDDVLYADAVAGIDDARLAAPTPGGTTRQDSVRRGLRALARDGFDGIVLVHDAARPFVSLALIGAAIRKLGDVGMAAIPALPVTDTVKRTDDSGHVAETPPRDQLVTVQTPQAFRFKPLLEAHEAAEAAALHGFTDDAALMEWAGHPVATFTGDPANIKLTHAEDFRRANARPGEVLVTRVGTGYDVHAFGPGDHVWLGGVRIAHDQGVVAHSDGDVVIHALTDALLGALADGDIGTHFPPSDPQWRGAASAQFLAFAASRVRERGGRIDHLDLTIVCEAPKVGPHRDAIRVAIATAAGIPVEKVAIKATTSERMGFTGRREGLAALATATIRLPEAE; encoded by the coding sequence ATGAACAGCCACTACGCCGAACCTCGCTCCTTGCCAGAGCCCGCTCACTCGCCCGCTCCGGTGGCCGCTTTGCTCGTCGCGGCCGGACGCGGGCTGCGCGCGGGTAGAGGCGCGCCGAAGCAATATCGGCTCGTCGATGGCCATCCTGTCCTGGCCCGCGCCCTTGCCCCGTTCCTGGCCGAGCCGGCGATCAGCCGCGTGGTGGTGGTGATCGGAGAAGGCGACGACGTGCTCTATGCCGATGCCGTCGCAGGTATCGACGACGCCCGGCTCGCGGCGCCGACCCCGGGCGGCACGACACGGCAGGATTCGGTTCGGCGCGGATTACGCGCGCTCGCACGCGACGGCTTCGACGGCATCGTGCTGGTCCATGACGCCGCCCGCCCCTTCGTATCTCTGGCGCTGATCGGCGCGGCGATTAGAAAGCTGGGTGACGTGGGCATGGCCGCCATTCCGGCGCTGCCGGTGACGGACACGGTCAAGCGCACGGACGACAGCGGCCATGTCGCCGAGACCCCGCCGCGCGATCAGCTCGTCACCGTCCAGACGCCACAGGCTTTTCGCTTCAAGCCTCTCCTGGAAGCGCATGAGGCGGCGGAGGCGGCCGCGCTGCATGGCTTCACCGATGATGCGGCCCTGATGGAATGGGCCGGCCACCCCGTAGCGACCTTCACGGGTGATCCGGCGAACATCAAGCTGACCCATGCCGAGGATTTCCGCCGCGCCAATGCCCGGCCGGGCGAGGTTCTGGTGACCCGGGTCGGCACCGGCTACGACGTTCATGCCTTCGGCCCCGGCGACCATGTCTGGCTGGGCGGCGTCAGGATCGCCCATGACCAGGGTGTCGTCGCTCATTCCGATGGCGACGTGGTGATTCATGCCTTGACCGACGCCTTGCTCGGCGCGCTCGCCGATGGCGATATCGGCACGCATTTCCCGCCGAGCGATCCGCAATGGCGCGGCGCGGCGTCCGCGCAGTTCCTCGCCTTCGCGGCGAGCCGCGTGCGCGAGCGCGGAGGGCGCATCGACCATCTCGACCTCACGATCGTTTGCGAGGCCCCCAAGGTCGGGCCGCACCGCGATGCCATCCGCGTGGCGATCGCAACTGCGGCCGGCATCCCGGTGGAGAAGGTCGCGATCAAGGCCACGACGTCGGAGCGCATGGGCTTTACCGGCCGGCGCGAGGGGCTTGCGGCGCTGGCGACGGCGACCATTCGATTGCCCGAAGCGGAGTAG
- the dusB gene encoding tRNA dihydrouridine synthase DusB, whose product MHNLDCLKSRLNSLNIAGIPIESRAFLAPMSGVTDIVMRRLAARRHAGIVVSEMVASDEFVRGSEEARIRAEGAGVSPHVVQLAGCDPHWLGEAARLAEANGADIVDINMGCPAKKVTGGWAGSALMRDLDHAVTLVEAAVSAVKVPVTVKMRLGWDDASRNAPELARRAVVAGARMITVHGRTRQQFYKGKADWRAIASVRAARDFPLVANGDIHDAADAKACLAQSGADFVMIGRAALGRPWLVGEIGAALDDRTLAPLSLAEKLAVACEHYEGLLALMGPAHGVRHARKHLAAYADEAMAEGCAPDPERRRTLLTSDDPRQVLGALTGLFSTERSREAA is encoded by the coding sequence ATGCATAATCTCGATTGCCTCAAAAGCAGGCTGAACAGTTTGAACATCGCTGGAATTCCCATTGAATCCCGCGCCTTCCTGGCGCCGATGTCCGGCGTGACCGACATCGTCATGCGCCGACTCGCCGCACGCCGCCATGCCGGGATCGTGGTTTCGGAAATGGTGGCGTCGGACGAATTCGTGCGCGGCAGCGAGGAAGCGCGCATCCGCGCCGAGGGCGCAGGCGTCTCGCCGCATGTCGTCCAGCTTGCCGGCTGCGATCCGCATTGGCTGGGCGAGGCGGCCCGGCTCGCCGAGGCCAATGGCGCTGATATCGTCGACATCAACATGGGCTGCCCGGCGAAGAAGGTGACGGGCGGCTGGGCCGGTTCGGCGCTGATGCGCGACCTCGATCACGCGGTGACGCTGGTCGAGGCCGCGGTCTCGGCCGTGAAGGTGCCGGTGACGGTGAAGATGCGGCTGGGCTGGGACGATGCGTCACGCAACGCGCCGGAACTCGCGCGCCGCGCCGTCGTTGCCGGCGCGCGGATGATCACGGTCCACGGCCGGACCCGCCAGCAGTTCTACAAGGGCAAGGCGGATTGGCGGGCGATTGCATCCGTGCGCGCTGCCAGAGATTTTCCGCTGGTGGCCAATGGCGATATTCACGACGCGGCCGATGCCAAAGCCTGCCTGGCGCAATCAGGTGCCGATTTCGTGATGATCGGGCGAGCGGCACTCGGCCGGCCCTGGCTGGTCGGCGAGATCGGCGCCGCACTCGATGATCGCACGCTCGCACCGCTCTCATTGGCGGAGAAGCTCGCCGTGGCATGCGAGCACTATGAGGGCCTGCTGGCCTTGATGGGACCGGCCCATGGCGTGCGCCATGCCCGCAAGCACCTCGCCGCCTATGCCGACGAGGCTATGGCAGAGGGCTGCGCGCCCGATCCCGAGCGGCGGCGCACGCTGCTCACCTCGGACGACCCCCGTCAGGTCCTCGGGGCGCTGACGGGGTTGTTTTCGACCGAACGCAGCCGCGAAGCGGCCTGA
- a CDS encoding two-component system sensor histidine kinase NtrB produces the protein MSTYLLDPIEVQALNVLPMPVLVIGEGHIVIYANTAAEDFFQSSAAVLKRQRIDDLIAFGSPVLGLIEDVQRRGASVSEYRLDLGSPRLGIDRIVDVFASPLPSQGDAVVLMLQERTIAEKMDRQLTHRGAARSITALGAMLAHEIKNPLSGIRGAAQLLEGSISDSDRMLTQLICDETDRIVKLVERVELFGDERPSERDPVNVHDVLDHVKRLAQSGFARHIRFSEVYDPSLPPVAGNRDQLVQVLLNLVKNAAEAIGEYAIDGEITLTTAYRPGIRMQVPGSTERIALPLEIVIRDNGSGVPPDLVQHLFDPFVTTKAQGSGLGLALVAKVIGDHGGIVECESVPRRTQFRILLPLHQLGHGSQRKA, from the coding sequence ATGAGCACCTACCTCCTCGATCCCATCGAGGTTCAGGCGCTGAATGTTCTGCCCATGCCGGTCCTGGTGATCGGCGAAGGCCATATCGTGATTTACGCGAACACGGCGGCCGAGGATTTCTTCCAGTCGAGCGCGGCCGTCCTGAAGCGACAACGCATCGACGATCTCATCGCCTTCGGCTCTCCCGTGCTGGGGCTGATCGAGGATGTGCAGCGCCGCGGCGCCAGCGTCAGCGAGTACCGCCTCGACCTCGGCTCGCCCCGCCTCGGTATTGATCGCATCGTCGATGTTTTTGCCTCTCCATTGCCCAGCCAGGGCGACGCGGTCGTACTGATGCTGCAAGAACGGACAATTGCTGAAAAAATGGACAGGCAATTGACGCATCGAGGAGCAGCCCGCTCGATCACGGCGCTCGGCGCCATGTTGGCCCATGAGATCAAGAACCCGCTCTCGGGCATTCGAGGGGCGGCGCAGCTGCTCGAAGGCTCGATCTCGGATTCGGACCGGATGCTGACCCAGCTCATCTGCGACGAGACCGATCGCATCGTAAAGCTGGTCGAACGCGTCGAGCTTTTCGGCGACGAGCGCCCCAGCGAGCGCGACCCTGTCAACGTCCACGACGTGCTCGATCACGTGAAGCGCCTGGCGCAATCGGGCTTCGCCCGGCACATCCGCTTCTCGGAGGTCTATGATCCGTCGCTGCCGCCGGTAGCCGGCAATCGCGACCAACTCGTCCAGGTTCTGCTCAATCTGGTGAAGAATGCCGCCGAAGCCATTGGCGAATATGCGATCGATGGCGAGATCACGCTGACGACCGCCTATCGCCCAGGCATTCGCATGCAGGTTCCGGGATCGACCGAACGGATCGCGCTGCCGCTCGAAATCGTCATCCGCGACAACGGTTCCGGCGTGCCGCCGGACCTCGTCCAGCACCTGTTCGATCCCTTCGTGACCACCAAGGCACAGGGAAGTGGCCTTGGACTTGCACTCGTTGCCAAGGTGATCGGCGATCACGGCGGAATCGTCGAATGCGAGTCCGTCCCTCGTCGTACGCAATTCAGGATCCTTCTGCCGCTGCACCAGCTGGGTCACGGCAGTCAACGCAAGGCCTAA
- the ntrC gene encoding nitrogen regulation protein NR(I): MPTGNILVADDDAAIRTVLNQALARAGYEVRTTGQAATLWTWAAQGLGDLIITDVVMPDGNAFDLLPRIKRVRPELPIIVMSAQNTFMTAIKASERGAYEYLPKPFDLKELVAIVGRALSRPRGEAARSHAAEPEDIPLIGRSPAMQDVYRALARLMPIDLTVMINGESGTGKELVARALHDYGKRKNGPFVAINMAAIPKDLIESELFGHEKGAFTGALTRSSGRFEQAEGGTLFLDEIGDMPMEAQTRLLRVLQQGEYTTVGGRTPIKTNVRIIAATNKDLRISIAQGLFREDLFFRLNVVPIRLPPLRERVEDIPDLVRHFFSLVEKEGLPRKQVDSEAMDVMRRYRWPGNVRELENLVRRLAALYPQETITAPIVEAELQPAASGSGYAGSPAAPERAETLSGSVERHLGQYFGGFGDNIPPPGLYHRILREIEPPLIAAALAATRGNQIRAAELLGLNRNTLRKKIRELDMQVVRSPR; encoded by the coding sequence ATGCCGACCGGGAACATCCTCGTCGCCGACGACGACGCCGCGATCCGCACCGTCCTGAATCAGGCGCTCGCCAGGGCCGGCTATGAAGTCCGCACAACCGGGCAGGCGGCGACATTGTGGACCTGGGCCGCCCAAGGGCTGGGCGACCTGATCATCACCGATGTCGTGATGCCGGACGGCAATGCCTTCGACTTGCTGCCGCGCATCAAGCGCGTGCGGCCCGAGCTGCCGATCATCGTCATGAGCGCGCAGAACACCTTCATGACCGCGATCAAGGCTTCCGAGCGCGGCGCCTACGAATATCTGCCGAAGCCTTTCGATCTGAAGGAGCTCGTCGCCATCGTCGGCCGCGCCTTGTCGCGTCCGCGCGGCGAGGCCGCCCGCAGCCACGCCGCCGAGCCCGAGGACATTCCGCTGATCGGCCGCTCGCCGGCGATGCAGGATGTCTATCGCGCGCTGGCCCGGCTGATGCCGATCGACCTGACCGTGATGATCAACGGCGAGTCGGGCACCGGCAAGGAGCTTGTGGCTCGGGCGCTCCACGATTACGGCAAGCGCAAGAACGGCCCCTTCGTCGCGATCAACATGGCCGCGATCCCGAAGGACCTGATTGAATCGGAACTCTTCGGCCATGAGAAGGGTGCCTTCACCGGCGCCCTGACGCGCTCTTCCGGCCGCTTCGAGCAGGCGGAGGGCGGTACGCTCTTCCTCGACGAGATCGGCGACATGCCGATGGAGGCACAGACCCGGCTGCTGCGTGTTCTGCAGCAGGGCGAGTACACGACCGTCGGTGGGCGCACGCCGATCAAGACCAATGTCCGCATCATCGCCGCGACCAACAAGGATCTGCGGATCTCGATCGCGCAGGGCCTGTTCCGCGAGGATCTGTTCTTCCGGCTCAACGTCGTGCCGATCCGCCTGCCGCCGCTGCGCGAGCGGGTAGAGGACATTCCGGATCTGGTTCGCCACTTCTTCTCGCTCGTCGAGAAGGAGGGGCTGCCGCGCAAGCAGGTCGATTCGGAAGCGATGGACGTGATGCGGCGCTATCGCTGGCCCGGCAACGTCCGCGAGCTGGAGAACCTGGTCCGCCGCCTGGCAGCGCTTTATCCCCAGGAGACGATCACTGCCCCGATCGTCGAGGCCGAGCTGCAGCCGGCCGCCTCCGGATCGGGCTACGCCGGCAGCCCGGCCGCTCCCGAGCGCGCCGAGACGCTGTCGGGCTCGGTCGAGCGCCATCTCGGCCAGTATTTCGGCGGGTTCGGTGACAATATCCCGCCGCCCGGCCTGTATCACCGCATTCTCCGCGAGATCGAGCCACCGCTGATCGCCGCCGCGCTGGCTGCGACCCGCGGCAATCAGATCAGGGCGGCCGAATTGCTGGGCCTCAACCGCAATACGCTCCGTAAGAAGATTCGGGAGCTCGACATGCAGGTGGTCCGCTCGCCGCGTTGA